One genomic window of Garra rufa chromosome 24, GarRuf1.0, whole genome shotgun sequence includes the following:
- the LOC141300830 gene encoding BTB/POZ domain-containing protein KCTD5-like: protein MAESHGEISGHDCRRPASVQTFNHRSSKWVRLNVGGTYFLTTRQTLCRDPKSFLFRLCQAEPDLDSDKDESGAYLIDRDPMYFGPVLNYLRHGKLVLNKNLTEEGALEEAEFYNITSLIKLIKEKINEREAKTTHTPVKHVYRVLQCQEEELTQMVSTMSDGWKFEQLVNIGSSYNYGNEDQAEFLCVVSKELHNQSYSNNTQTSEKAKILQERGSRI from the exons ATGGCCGAGAGTCACGGCGAAATCAGCGGCCACGATTGTCGGCGACCGGCTTCGGTACAGACCTTCAACCACAGATCCTCCAAGTGGGTCCGTTTGAACGTCGGCGGCACGTATTTTCTGACCACCAGACAGACGCTTTGCCGGGATCCCAAATCGTTCCTGTTCCGGCTGTGCCAAGCGGAACCAGACCTCGATTCGGATAAG GATGAGTCTGGAGCGTATTTGATTGACAGGGATCCTATGTATTTTGGGCCTGTGCTGAATTACCTCAGACATGGGAAGCTGGTTCTCAACAAGAACCTGACGGAGGAGG gagCTCTCGAAGAGGCAGAGTTTTACAACATCACATCATTAATAAAACTCATCAAAGAAAAGATCAATGAAAGAGAAGCCAAGACGACACAC ACGCCAGTCAAGCATGTTTACAGAGTGTTGCAGTGTCAAGAGGAAGAGCTTACTCAGATGGTCTCGACCATGTCAGACGGGTGGAAGTTTGAGCAG TTGGTCAATATCGGATCCTCCTATAACTATGGTAATGAAGATCAGGCGGAGTTCTTGTGTGTTGTTTCTAAGGAACTGCACAACCAATCATACAGCAACAACACCCAAACCAGTGAGAAAGCCAAG ATTCTACAGGAACGCGGTTCTAGAATATGA